A single Chitinispirillales bacterium DNA region contains:
- the murI gene encoding glutamate racemase encodes MSDCRPIGVFDSGVGGLTVLSELSKILPDEQIIYLGDTLRCPYGDRSVETIRKFSVELTKFLLTHNVKMVIAACNTVSAAALDCVKESAGEIPVIGVVEPGCRAAVQNSTSKKIGVIGTRATISAGAYGKGIRKINQEIIVYEKACPLLVHLVEEGEIDSRITDEVLKKYLSELLDLGIDSLVLGCTHYPLLYNSVVRCAGKNVSVINGAKLVAEEAKKILEKNNLLSAKRIGEDILFATDITPQFERLTAAFLMGAKKNICETSLLGNLPNKYLN; translated from the coding sequence ATGAGTGATTGCAGGCCGATTGGAGTTTTTGATTCCGGAGTAGGCGGACTTACGGTTTTGAGCGAATTGTCAAAAATTTTACCGGACGAACAAATTATCTATTTGGGCGATACGTTACGCTGTCCTTACGGCGACCGCTCAGTAGAAACAATAAGAAAATTCAGCGTAGAACTAACGAAATTCCTCCTGACGCACAATGTAAAAATGGTAATCGCCGCGTGTAACACAGTTTCCGCGGCGGCTCTTGACTGCGTTAAAGAAAGCGCCGGCGAAATTCCCGTAATCGGAGTCGTAGAACCGGGTTGTCGAGCGGCCGTGCAAAATTCGACGTCAAAAAAAATCGGAGTTATCGGTACCCGTGCGACGATAAGCGCAGGCGCTTACGGCAAGGGAATCCGCAAAATAAATCAGGAAATTATCGTGTATGAAAAGGCGTGTCCGTTACTTGTTCATTTGGTGGAAGAAGGCGAGATTGACAGCCGAATTACCGACGAGGTTTTGAAAAAATACTTGTCGGAACTTCTTGATTTGGGAATAGATTCGCTCGTTTTGGGTTGTACGCACTATCCGCTTTTATATAACTCGGTCGTGCGTTGCGCCGGTAAAAACGTCTCGGTGATTAACGGCGCAAAACTTGTCGCCGAAGAAGCAAAAAAAATACTTGAAAAAAATAATCTCTTGAGTGCAAAAAGAATCGGTGAAGACATTCTCTTTGCGACCGATATTACACCGCAGTTTGAACGCCTTACCGCGGCGTTTTTGATGGGCGCCAAAAAAAATATTTGCGAAACGTCTCTTCTTGGGAATTTACCGAATAAGTATTTGAACTAA